CGCTCCTCTTTCTCTACTATCGGCTATCAACGACTTTATTTATTGAATAAAACTCCAAGAAAATTCACACTGTTTCGTACTGCATGCCGAAGATCTGTCATTTTCCAACAGTAAATAACCGGGTTTATCCCAGAATTCATAAGAACTATCGTTGTGCCCATTTTCACGAAAAACCCGGAACGACTATTGTCTCCTGTAATACCATAGTACAAAAACGCCGCAAAACAAGGAATATAACACAAGACAAACGCaaagtatatgtacaaagaaTTTCGTACGGATTTTCTGTACTTTAAGCTTGAGGAGACATTGGAAACGGATAAACCTGTGTAGGACGTTTCTACCGGGATAACTTGGATCTGGCTGCGGTGTTTTTTGATGACAATGTAGATTTTACAGTAGCTAGCAATAATAAAAGCTGCGCATATTCCAATTATACAGCACAGCACAATATTGAATGAGTTAATCCCAAATATCATCCACCAAATACCTAGTACAAATGCAAGTATCCAGTTCACAGCGCAAGCAGCGATCGCTTTCTTGAGTGTGACGATGGCATTGTATCTAAGATGAAGGTGAAGGGCCAGAAATCTATCAACAGCAACGGAAGTAATGCTTAAAAGTGAAACAGCGCCAAAACTTGTCGAAGTTATACCATAGATAGTTGCAAAATCGCAATAGGTATTCGGTCTTTCACTGGCCCTGAGTTCTAATGCACTCCAGGCTGCTAAAATTGGCTGGGCAATGATACCAACGGCAAAGTCCGACAAAGCCAGATTACCCAGAAGTACCATCGCTGGTGTGTGAAGCGCCGAAGTCCTCCATATTGAGAAAAGGACTAAAACATTTAGGGCGATGGCAGGTAGAAATGTGATTCCGTTTAGCAGAGCAACGATAATGAATTCCGTCTGCGTTATCTGGCCATGCTTGACCCATTTAGTGAAATGGTAACAGGAATAATTATGAaactccattttttttttgccttttccaCCGAGCGACAGCGACTGTACGAAAGGTGTTCTAAGCAaacaaggaagaaaaaaaaaagaaacttttaacggtgttaaaataaaaaataaaataaaagctgTTCTCTTACGAAAGAGTACTCTAAGAATAGCTTACCTTTTTGCGatctattttttcttgttctaaAAGAACGATTAGGATTTCCTTGTCGTCTTACAGTCCTTTTAGCGCTTTCTCGAAAAACTTCAACagtcttttcttctttttccacCTGTCTGTGTCAATATTGTTATTTTCTATATTTCCTTATGCGAATAtgagtttgttatttttagacGTGAGCAAGGTTAAATCGAAAATAGCCAACGATTAACCAGGAAAGGTAATACACACTAAGAGCAGGGTCATTTTTCCAAACTCCTTCTTCGGGAAAGCAGCTATAAGATAAACaagtatatttttaaaattttcaatATTTCAACAACGCACTACTTAAAGCAGCTGTCGATGTTTGCCTTCCCCCTCCTATTAgtttaataattaaaaaaatgtttactttTATATGCAATCTGAGTGTAGAGGCGCGATAAGCAATAAGTTAAATcgaaaatagaaataaagaaaaatatcaaataccAAGGGAAGCAAACTATtcttcattattattaattcatttcaatattatttattattaaatatattaatcattattcttcattattattattattattattattattattattattattattattattattattattattattattattattattattattattattattattattattaattcatTACAATACCAAGGAAAGCAATCTATTCGTCATCATTATTTGTAATTCATTTCAATATATGGCCGACATCGCTAACAAtattattcttaaaaaaaaaaaaaaaaaaaaaaaaaaaaacacatgttGCCCTTCTGGTCTatggcagggggggggggagggggggagggggtgctcTTAAAGCTTTTTCCGGGAAAATCGCTTCTGAACCATAGTAGCTAATAGGGTAAAACTTGGTGATTTTTCCTAAAATATTTCTGCGGACGTTTTGATGTCATTGGTATGTCGAGAAGACGCTcaatgttaccatggcaaccgtttTCTCACACTACTAAAAAGTAgtgaatttttctttttttggtcGTGTTCTCAGATTTAAATGCCTGTTTTGAGTATATAAGAGTTTCACAACTATAACCTTTTTCACCTCGGATATTTAGAGGGAGGGGTGAGTCAATTTTGCCCTTTTAAAGctgttgttaaaaatgttACTAGATAACACTTTAAAATATAATCCTATCCATTTATCATTACTATGTGCAGTAATAAAtgcatgcaattttttttctgtaataattccagaattttttaaatcataagaatccaagatggcggatcaaGATGGAAGACCCAAGATGGcgaaattcttaaaaaaaaaaaattattattaacgTTTTTATGGCCTTTTTGCACTGTTAAGCCGTTAAAAGGTTGATTCTGACACATCTGAAAACTGAAAGTTGATTTCAACCCGATATCTGAAAATTTAGGTGACATTTGAAAAATAGTTAAAATTCGTATTATCGTAATTTGTGACGCCATAATtgattcgaccacacccaaaataggAAGAATCAAATTCTCTGTTCAAaccttttatttttgttgatcATTTATGTTCATTTGGGCGTTGTAATTTGATCACTGTCGCTcctaaaataaaatgtaatttGATCATTTTCACTCTAAAATTTctcctaaaataaaaatatcccaGCCTAAACTGAGAATGACTAGAcgcttttatataaaaaaaagagtacaataaaaaaaaacgcttaaAAGTTATTATATATCCTTTATTTTCAATCTAAAGCGCGGGTTTTTGCTCTAAGCCACTAGCGCAAGGCCTTTTGCCTCATTGTATTTCTGAGACAATACACACAAAGGTATCATTGTTAGCTTTGAATTATCGGTTTACAATGGGTTACATCACCGATGCCTAGAACCTAAAACCTAATGCGTTTATGTAACTCTATTTGCTGGACAGCCACAATACAACGCAATAGATATTGATCACCAGcatgatttattttattttaccgTATCATATATTATTCTTCGAAACTAAACTCTGATCGATTTTCAGGTTTCagattttcttgtttttaggtttaaaaaaattaaattataacCACTAAGAGGCGGATACTAAAACTTTACAACAATATTTACAGAATCAataattgttatttattacGGCTATCATCCTTGCACAACTCTTACAAATTGTCGTCAGCGCCAAATTTAACTTGTCGTCAGCGTCAAGTTTAATAAAGTCTATTTTGTAATCGCTCAGAGCACTCGGTATTGTCAAATCAGCGTGGTTTTCCCTAAGGATCGGTGAAGCGCTTTATGATGCTAATTCCACATAATAATCAGTCTGGCTAGTGGATCTTTGACTTAGAATAACTTAAAGATATACCTACCGTACGTTGTATACCGTCAGGCACCGAATTATTTCCCCCTCTAGTCCTAGTTGTCCTCTAGGCGCTCCACAAGGGTGGGATTGTAGCGGTTTCTAAGAGTCTTTGGATATTCGTTTATATTGGACACGATCTAGAATGACAAAGCTAGTGAATCTTGGATCCCTCGGCTATTTTGAGGCCTGATGGGGTTGCCGAGACAATTTGTCTCGTACTGCAATAAGCTAGGTATGTAACTTGCCGACAATGACACATTTGTTTCATCTCTCAAACAGAATTTTGACGATCTTTCAGAAATCAATCCAATGCTAAAGGGCTCCATCATGTGCAGCATGCTAAgttctttaaatgttttgttAACATTGCTTTGTTGATTTAAAGCAGTGGGAACATGGACACCTTGTACACCTTTTAAAACGGCCACCATGCTCTATTCAAGTGTGTGCTTTAGAGGTTGCCGGTTTTGGAAACCTGTATTAAACGAACAATTCACGCGGTCCTGTTTTCTGTTATAGAGATATAATGAGAAGTGTATGGATTCGGACACCTCCATAAAACGAACATTACGCACGATTGTTCTAGCCCTGGCCTAAATATATCATATGTCAAAAGCTCGTTCTAATGATTTTTCCCACTTTCCCTCTAGCATCCCTCGGCTCCCAGTTTTAATTCCTCCTTTCGCATTCGACTAGTCCCTCCTTACCTCCTGATAATAAAACTTGTACTAGATCATATGTAAGGTTGCTTTACATTTCGAAGAGCTCTACAAGATATTCCATCCCTCTCTTTTGTTCTGTCTAATTGATTTTGTCATCcttattcttctcgttctataccattatgtatttttttaccttaacTCCTTCTCCCTACTCCCACCCTTCCTCCCACACACTTTTTTCATCCTCCaaccccaggtgccatggtacgaaTAGATCAAGTTATACCCTCCCCCATGCGTACTCAATAACGCATCCTCACTAATCCTCGCCTTCCCTCTTCGAAGATTTAAGTCATCTATCGCCCCCTCCCTTCATGTGTTCAATAGCCTTTTCTTCACTTTTTGCTATCTCTGtaacgcgaaaaaaaaaatagtattcATTCCCCGTTGCTTTCTCTCTATAGATGTGAAACTCAAGGTAGCTATTGGTTTTGGCGTGGTATGCGCTGCCGTCCTAATTGCTGTGTTGATAGTCCTTGTGTACAAGATCATCGTCTTGAGAGCCATGACTCGTAAGAGTCAGCGGCCTCCCGAAAGGAAGATATTCCACCGCGGGCCTTCCTTGAAGGAGAGCGACTTTTCCCGCGCCCCGCAGCAACGACGACATCGACCACTCATGAAAACAGACAGGTGAAGACATTTTTtattctgtttatttatttaaatcaCTTTCTGTATTCTAAATATTTCAGCGCTACCGTGGTCATCATtacaaaatgttaaaaaaaaaatttagccAATTATCACGCAAGAATTACACCAACTCCCGCCATGCTCAGATATGCACTCAGCCATTCCTCTGGCTCATGTCTCATTTAAACAGGAAGTAGGTTTCTACTTCGCAAAACTTTAAAGGCTAGCGCGTCAAActctttaaagaatgtcgatcaaccattcctttattattgtttacaattgaattTGCATCGGTTTATTTGCAtaagaaactttaaaataactatCAGTATCAGACTAAAAGTCTGATACTTTgttaatgatatttgattaaaagtaTCTCAgtcacttgcttgaattagccgatggaaatggattctttgaatGAGTCTGTTTTGTGCGGGAGTATAAAAGGCGGCGTAATTAGTGGCCCTCTTTAACATTAAATAAATGAACGTTTTCAATCGTTTTTCGATGCGACCTCGTTTCCCAGTGACGTGGATAGCTTAGGAAAATCCTGATGGCTGATACTGTTTAGTGTTCATACAGTTTTTTGTATAGGTATAATACAGGTGGTGGATATTGTTTAATGCTTTTAAAAGTTCTGCGGATAAATAAGCTATCAATGGCTGATACCGTTGAGTGTTCATATAGTTCTGCGTATAAGTGATATTTTGTTCTGTGTATAAGTAAACAATTGTGATGGCTGACATTGATAAATGTATGTAGTTCTGCGTAAGTAAACTATTAATGGATGGTATCGATGAATGTTCACATAGTTCCGTTAATAAAGTAAACTATTGATGGCCGATATCGATGAATGTTCATATATTCCCGCTTATAAGGTAAGATATTGATGGCCGATATCGATGAATGTTCATATATTCCCGCTTATAAGGTAAGATATTGATGGCCGATATCGATGAATGTTCATATATTCCCGCTTATAAGGTAAGATATTGATGGCCGATATCGATGAATGTTCATATATTCCCGCTTATAAGGTAAGATATTGATGGCCGATATCGATGAAGGTTCATATATTCCCGCTTATAAGGTAAGATATTGATGGCTAATTTTGTTTATGTAGCTCTGCTTCTGATATCACGATCGGGGCATGGCGTGCTGCGAATCTCAGCCCTTCCAGTGATTCTAGTGACTGTAATGGCAACCCATTTGAGCAAAGTCTGGGCTGCGGTAAGCTGGAGTTTTCGATAATGTACGACACGACATGCGAATGTCTTCGAGTGCAAGTTCTCAAGGCAAATAATCTGAGTGTGCCTGAGGCGACAACATACGTGGAGGTGTTTCTACTGCCTGACAAGGTGAGGGAATTATAATGTCCTCACCAACATTTGACATCTACTGGCTATATTCCATTCATAGTCAGCACTTACAGCATCATCGCCACACTAACGTCATATTGAATCGGCTTTATCACAATTATCATTAACAGCAGCCCGATTACACTGTTATTACCAGCAACACTGCCGACACAGGCACAATTATTTCGCATCAGCAAAACAAtcgtcataatcatcaacGTCTGCACGAATAACACTACAACAATTATACTACCATTTCCACCATCGTCATCTccacaaacaacaaaacacaacAATCCTCCACCttcattatcataatctttactatcatcatcgtcatcagtatcatcaacaccactatcatcattatcatcatcatcattattactaGCATCATAATCACTGTCATCATTACTAACATCATATcactatcatcagcatcagcatTATTACCACCAAAGTAATAACCATATGGCCATCCTCATAGCAGTACAAACGGTATCATTGACAACTCCTCCTCCTCACCATCATGCCTTCATCGTCATCCACAACCACATCGGCAACAAAACAAGAGATAGCAAAGATCAGGCACCGAAAAGGCACCGAACGGCGATGATCACCTGTAAACCACCTTTGCGAAATAGAATTGGGAGTATCCAGGATATCCCAGGAAATCCTAGTAGCTCCCAAATCTTGGGAGTTCTATTCTCAGGGGCATCACCACTCCTCGTCACCACCTAGgcgttttttaattttcttctcactcttcttcttcttctcattattttattttgctgcttgtttctttttcttgttttcttctagtgttttttgttgttgttgttgtctctcttttcttcttcttcttggtGATTTGACGATTCCTATATCATATTTCTACCTTCTCTAATTTAGATTGAGAAATACCAGACCAAAGTGAAATACAAGAATTCCAACCCTGTCTTCAATGAGACGTTTGAGTTCGATGTGGCCTTCTCAGAGCTCTCGGAGCGAACCTTACAGTTTTGTATCAATGACTATGACGGTTACTCTCGGCACCAGGCTCTCGGCGAGGTCTTCCACTCGTTTGACGTAAACGTTAACATGCAAGAGGATACGGTTGTGATTTACGAGAAAGATATCCGAAGAGATATCTTCACTTTTAGGGTAATACCACACAGCAATGTACTGCAGTTTCACTTTTCCATACGAGTCAACTGCATTATCTTCACGGCGTTTGTATTGTTCttgaataaatatttttatctattctaatatttgaaaaaaataattgaaaaatattcCTCTTAAGTTATCTGCTCACAACTTCACACGTTATCTTTCAGGAGGAAAATCAAGTACGCAAGGGGGAGGTGTTGTTATCCTTGTGCTACTTACCCACTTCTGGAAGGTTAACCTTTGTAGTACTGAAAGCGAGGCTATCGAGTAAAGAATTTGGAGATCAGTTACCAAGTAAGTATGTTtttcaataaatacaataactGCAAGTTGGATATTTGAGCATTTATTATGCTTTCACAATAACATTTTAAGCTGTTTcattagaaataaataaataatttacgCATCTTTGGATTTGTTTACAGGCAGCCTGAGTTACCCTAACGCTTGTCGATAAATACTGAACACatccttaaaaaaaatcatcattaaaaGAAGTCATATTTTAACCTTATTCCCGAATCGCTCTCTATATAGTGGATTAATTTggagaataaaaacaaaatcccACAATCGCTCTACTTTAtactatcattttttttaccccATTAGCTAAAAAAGAAGGCATTTATATAAGACATAGATTCAAAACACATTTCCATAAGCTGTAATATGATAATATATGCATtgttatagccaaattcgtacTTTCGGGACCGCCTGAAATACCAAATTCATTTGGAAATAGCGCGTATTCAATTAAacaaaacagacaaacaaaccGTTCCTTCTAGAGATCTTTTAAGTTTTCATGTATTTCCTTCACTTTCCCAGTTCCCGAGTTTCTGCCTCACGCTTTGGCGTATTTGATGTAATGCATCGGTGCTTTGCCTCATAAACTTGTCCAAAATAGACACTTTTCCCTTCTCATCAGACGGTAAATGTTTACCTCGACGCCTTTGTGAAATATTAACAGCTTTAACGACATCAGGAGTAGAACTTGCTCGCATGGATCCACACAAACTATTTGGTCGACTGGTAGACCTGTGGTGATACCCATCCGTGGACTGGACCGAGAGATCCCATTGGCTGCCGTTTCCAGAGAGTCTATATCTCCACGTTCTACCTCTGAATTCCTCATCTTTTCCGAATTTGCTCGAGTCTATGAGGCTTTTGACTTCTGGGAGCCCGGAGTATTCGGAAATTAACGCGACATCGTCCCCGTCGTGTGAAGGCTTCCCGTTAAGAACTCGCTCTGAGCGGAGCGCGACTAGAAGTGCTCGTCTCTGGCCTTGTGCTTGGCGGAGTTGTGCCTTTGCCAATTTGAGTTCTCCGCGAAGGTCACTCTGCCTTGCCCTTAGTTCGCTTAGTGATtcttctaaattatcaataaaaGCCCTGCTTTCCTCCAAGCTATCATAAGGGCCCGGTGGTTCATCTAAACATAAGAATTCCACGACTGGTTGACTCCCAGAAATGTCGTCCCTCGACAGAATACAATTTAAATATTCCTGTAAAGCATTCTTACGCATTTCGATAAAACAATTCTCGAAGTTGTCCCCTAGAAACCTCTTCGGTGGCAGAGAGCAATCCGGAAAACTTTCTGTGAACATTTTCCGTAGGTTTTCGTCCATTCTAGCAAATTCTGAATACCGTCGAAACACAAACCAGCTTCTTCCATCGGCAAAATTAACTGCAATTTGGAAAACGGTGAAACGTTTTCTGGATTCGACAACTTCATATCCAACAATAGGCGCTTGAATTTCTTGCTCTGATAGAGATTCAAAATGCTCGTTGTTCGAATCTTCCGAATTCGTATTATCGTCTGCCATATTGAACAGGCATTGTAAACACTGAGTTATGAACCAAAAATAAACTCAACGTACTTCGAATTTGCATATGACAACTTCGCCCTAACAGTCTGGTGTTCCTTGTATTAGATCGAAAGCGAAGTTTTCTCTGTTTTCTTCTCTCAATAACACAAATCTCATTTGTGTACGGTAGACAGGTTAAATGGCGTGGAATCAAGCGTGAAAATGCAACCACTGTGCTGTCATGCGGGGGATTAAATAATTctaattttatttatgtatttcgGTTATTCATGAGAGAAGTCCTATCTGAGATCACAGGTGGATTGTCTTTTTGGCATATCGGTGCACCGCTCCTCGCGATAAACCAGTTAATGTGACTGGTTATCGTATTTGTGACTTCAAGCGGTTAATCTTTATTGTAAATTGTACTACACTCGAAGATGTACTGCACACACGAAATTgatgattttaataaaaacacgtTTAAGGCTATCTCTCCTCagttattgtttacaaatgGAACAATTCTTCGTAAAATGTGGGATTGAATAGTATTTTCCGAAAACAAAAATCTTGgaatatttatttaaattcTCGCATGGTATTCAATTCAGAAAtcccatatttttttaaagtaaattTGTCCTGAGTGTTCGTTTGTCGGTTTTTGGATAAGGTATGCTCAGCGTCAAAGACATGCTGTATATATAGGATATTACACGGTGGCGCGAAGATATGAAGTTTAATTTCGAGTGGTGGAAACAATATTTTTCGAGTGAGCGCAGCGGGCAAGTAAAATCTTGTTTTTACCACGAGAAAATAATCGTCATATCTTCAAGCCATCGTGTAATGTTCTTTTGATTATATGGACATGAATCGAAAATCAAAATGGGCGGGAAAGCTGTTTTGATTTGACGCGCGCATACATCCGGGACATTTCGGTAAATAACTTTTTCACCACTAGTGAAAATATTTTCCGGTAAAACACTACTATCCATATAATAAAAAGCTGTCCATTTATAGTAGTTATTTAAAGAGCAGcgcctttttttaaatcggcTATGATCTGTCTGGACCAGTCACAAGCTTTCTAAAGCTAGTATTGAAGTGGTTATTTTGCTGCAAAAAAATGTACTTGACAGAACTTGACGGTGGTAAAACGGGTAACAAAATCATGTTTTATCGCAAACGTGAGAGGGATTTCTGCAAGACATTTTTGTAACTAACATTAAAGCAAACCTACTTTTAAGCTGGTTTGTTTGTAGTAAAACGTGTAACATCGCTCATCTATTAGTTCTGCAAAAATGATGCGAAAGAAGAAATGACCGTCTTAGatagcctacttgtaggctttgatagtttttccggcacgaaaacacGATGTTCGCATACCagggccgccatcttggataacccGCTCCGCAGGGGGAAGGGTAGAAAAAAATCGCGTttttctccccctcccctgcgGATcgcgttatccaagatggcggccattgtatgcgaacttcgtgttttcggggttttcgtgcaggaaaaactatcaaagcctacagttAGGCTACATCTTAGATGGTCACTTGACCTCGGGAACTCCGGAAATGAATACAAAACGAGTGACTCCCATAAAGCACGCCTCATTTAGtctatacactctttttttataagaacgtcttatTTCCAGTTGAGATGAGACGTTCttattttgaaacattttaaGGCTAGATTtattcttaacgatgttcttatattttggtgtaTAAGACTGTAATACCGAAttaattattaggaagagaattacactagcAATAACAGAAttacaatagcaataataatgtttcttttctatgaacacaatttgattctgtattttagaacgcatcaggactcgagcagaaaaaaaattctgctatctgagccctcggcatgttcttaaaatttggtaaaatctcaggctggacattcttataaaaaatggttcttataaaataaaaagagtgtatccGAACAGTGAGATTATTGTTTCCCTATTCCTTATCAGATCCATTGGTCAAGGTCTCCCTTATGGTGTCCGGCCGTCAAATCAAGAAAACCAAAACCTCGGTAATGCACGGGACATTACGACCCGTCTACAACGAAGCGTTCGTCTTCGACATTCCAGTAGAGCGACTTAGCGACGTCAGTCTGCTAGTGCGCATGCTCCACAGTGATGAGAACCGCTGTCAAACGATCGCTAAAACCGTCGTGGGCCCGGATTCACAGACGAGCATTGGTTTGCATCATTGGAATtgtatgatgacgtcaccaaggAAACCAATCGCGCAATGGCACCCGCTATTGAATAGTTgaatatgacgtcatctggTAAATTGGTGATAGCAGATAGCTATTATAATGACAAATGATACAATTGAATAATTTTCaatctaaaaagaaaaaggggagAAACGACTGGTTATTTCATTCAAGTCATGaatttactgtcgaatccgttgtatcgctacccgcgttttcaaaacacgatttgttttggttgactgttccgtcagtaaaacctttctgagccaatcacagtttcgctttgtgcacttccctggcatacctctggacgaaaacagacagtgtcgcgacagaaagccaggcaactgcactgggcgagagatggcaagaatccgATTAGCCTAGAATAATtagactggcggaacagaaaatcccaaaagacaaaaacaaatcgatatTTAGAAAATGAGTTGTCGCGATACAACCGATTCGACAGTAAAGTACTATAATACTATTTTTGGTAACATTTCGTACCAGGACCATTTTTAAAAAGCTTGACCATATTGCCTCCCTTTTAACCAAAATAATAAATCGTTATGACTGGAACAGCATTAGCTCAGCTTTTGGCTATATTTTACAGGGCCATTCTTGTGTTCTGTCAGTGTTCTGATTTCCAagctaaaatatattttgtacgTTTTGAGCTGctacaaaattttaaatttttaaaaaacggTGAAAGGAAATAACGCAACTCATTAATATTGTGTTATTATCagtcaaggaaaaaataaacaaataatttgttacaataattataatttgtTACCCTCAACAAAGACTACCTGAGTCTCCGAGTTCCTCACAGCATGTTTGTCCGGCCAGCACAAGGAACGCTCTGGATAGAGCTGACTGAACACGGGAAGTTGTTTAGCGTTCACTTTCATCAATTTCGTCAATTATGTTCAACACAGaaactgcttgattttaaaGAACTCTCTCGCGAAAAGCTTATTTTTTCTGCCAGTAGAGAATAGCTGATGTAATAGTAAAGTGGAGTTAATCTTTCTTTCCCTTCGTCTTTTTGCCTGTGACAGCAACGGCTTTTACTGATCAACCTAAAGAATTCTCTTAAAATAGCTGACTAAGCACGGAGTTTTAGTATTCAATTTGAGTTCATCTTTCCATTCCTTCATCTATTTTTCCATTCATCTTTATGTCTATCATAGCAACTGCTTCACACATCAAACTATAGAACCCTCTGACTCTATAGACAAGAAGTTAAGTAGGGCTCATATCTCAGGGAATTCCCTTTTCCGCTACTACAGCAGCTGCTTCACAGGCCAGTCCATGGAGTCCTCTAGAAAGAGCTGACTGAAGACGAAATTGTAGTATTCGGGGTAATACTTGCAAATTCGCGTGCAGTCTGGGCTGTAGTTCATCTCAATAACTTGCGGTACAATCCTGTCGGACCCTTGAAAACACACGCAAATAATAGTTAGTACAAAAACACTATTGGCACTATAGGCCCTATATAATATGGGGCACTTTACCAGTATGATGGGAAGAAAACAACGTGCTGCTGTAGGTCTCGTTACTCATTAACCAGGCGGACGTTACATAGAGCTTCGTTTAAAAGGTTGTAAGCGCGTAGGCTCAATgtcagagggggaggggaggggagggtactCCCTATATACACCGAACAGGGATCATCgtcgtatcttttagggtgtaaatTTGGAGCCTTGGGGATCTTTTAGGGGTGAAAATGAGAAtgcccagattttttttttaccttggtatcttttagggtgctaTGATAGCCATCACTAATCTAACTTGTAGCTCAAAAAAGAGCGTTTTAAAAACGTGTCAACTGGTGTTTTTAGATCACTGaccagcgaaaaaaaaaac
The DNA window shown above is from Nematostella vectensis chromosome 15, jaNemVect1.1, whole genome shotgun sequence and carries:
- the LOC5522320 gene encoding synaptotagmin-10 isoform X2; its protein translation is MGLPRQFVSYCNKLDVKLKVAIGFGVVCAAVLIAVLIVLVYKIIVLRAMTRKSQRPPERKIFHRGPSLKESDFSRAPQQRRHRPLMKTDSSASDITIGAWRAANLSPSSDSSDCNGNPFEQSLGCGKLEFSIMYDTTCECLRVQVLKANNLSVPEATTYVEVFLLPDKIEKYQTKVKYKNSNPVFNETFEFDVAFSELSERTLQFCINDYDGYSRHQALGEVFHSFDVNVNMQEDTVVIYEKDIRRDIFTFREENQVRKGEVLLSLCYLPTSGRLTFVVLKARLSSKEFGDQLPNPLVKVSLMVSGRQIKKTKTSVMHGTLRPVYNEAFVFDIPVERLSDVSLLVRMLHSDENRCQTIAKTVVGPDSQTSIGLHHWNCMMTSPRKPIAQWHPLLNS
- the LOC5522320 gene encoding synaptotagmin-10 isoform X1, which translates into the protein MDTKSYQNLTLEGFQNPHYDTAESTSSGSDVKLKVAIGFGVVCAAVLIAVLIVLVYKIIVLRAMTRKSQRPPERKIFHRGPSLKESDFSRAPQQRRHRPLMKTDSSASDITIGAWRAANLSPSSDSSDCNGNPFEQSLGCGKLEFSIMYDTTCECLRVQVLKANNLSVPEATTYVEVFLLPDKIEKYQTKVKYKNSNPVFNETFEFDVAFSELSERTLQFCINDYDGYSRHQALGEVFHSFDVNVNMQEDTVVIYEKDIRRDIFTFREENQVRKGEVLLSLCYLPTSGRLTFVVLKARLSSKEFGDQLPNPLVKVSLMVSGRQIKKTKTSVMHGTLRPVYNEAFVFDIPVERLSDVSLLVRMLHSDENRCQTIAKTVVGPDSQTSIGLHHWNCMMTSPRKPIAQWHPLLNS
- the LOC5522320 gene encoding synaptotagmin-7 isoform X3, yielding MDTKSYQNLTLEGFQNPHYDTAESTSSGSDVKLKVAIGFGVVCAAVLIAVLIVLVYKIIVLRAMTRKSQRPPERKIFHRGPSLKESDFSRAPQQRRHRPLMKTDSSASDITIGAWRAANLSPSSDSSDCNGNPFEQSLGCGKLEFSIMYDTTCECLRVQVLKANNLSVPEATTYVEVFLLPDKIEKYQTKVKYKNSNPVFNETFEFDVAFSELSERTLQFCINDYDGYSRHQALGEVFHSFDVNVNMQEDTVVIYEKDIRRDIFTFREENQVRKGEVLLSLCYLPTSGRLTFVVLKARLSSKEFGDQLPSSLSYPNACR
- the LOC116604781 gene encoding sorting nexin-16; the protein is MADDNTNSEDSNNEHFESLSEQEIQAPIVGYEVVESRKRFTVFQIAVNFADGRSWFVFRRYSEFARMDENLRKMFTESFPDCSLPPKRFLGDNFENCFIEMRKNALQEYLNCILSRDDISGSQPVVEFLCLDEPPGPYDSLEESRAFIDNLEESLSELRARQSDLRGELKLAKAQLRQAQGQRRALLVALRSERVLNGKPSHDGDDVALISEYSGLPEVKSLIDSSKFGKDEEFRGRTWRYRLSGNGSQWDLSVQSTDGYHHRSTSRPNSLCGSMRASSTPDVVKAVNISQRRRGKHLPSDEKGKVSILDKFMRQSTDALHQIRQSVRQKLGNWESEGNT